A genomic stretch from Doryrhamphus excisus isolate RoL2022-K1 chromosome 23, RoL_Dexc_1.0, whole genome shotgun sequence includes:
- the clcf1 gene encoding uncharacterized protein clcf1: MTFCRACHIHLVVLLVAMATAVHSSHSLAGERSSIESTYELTKYLEYQLKEIKDVYLTYLGPPFNEKDFSPPRPNSTALSLPSAATRLELWHGLENQARLAQNQRAYSVLLAAVRELARSTLCPSLKISLLHFCTGLDGLLGSISALMTTLGYALPPSSPDHEYHQRGSEGDHPAPLISRSSYRSRTRTRTERRSGAREARGEREGGLAVDMKRTKAGRRVEAAAAGGRSGGSREKPRGDKRRGRREEPETWILEEEERAGGTAGWGGRRLLSVGEDQDEGEHVMEEGYSYNVQHIGDGRGSLLLSSSHHQHRPPRSLLFTPTLPPPASALSLLYREDHALLSTPSSLISSSASVLLSVRPAMNDFARKVEGFWVLRELQSWLWRSAKDFNRLKRRLRG, from the exons ATGACTTTTTGCAGAG CCTGTCATATCCACCTGGTGGTGCtgctggttgccatggcgacggcTGTCCATTCATCCCACAGCCTGGCCGGTGAGAGGAGCTCCATCGAGAGCACGTACGAGCTGACCAAATATCTGGAGTATCAGCTGAAGGAGATCAAGGATGTCTAT TTGACGTACCTGGGCCCCCCGTTCAACGAGAAGGATTTTTCCCCCCCCAGACCCAACAGCACGGCTCTCTCCCTGCCCAGCGCCGCCACCCGCCTAGAACTGTGGCACGGCCTGGAGAACCAAGCCCGTCTGGCCCAGAACCAGAGGGCCTACTCCGTCCTGTTGGCGGCTGTGAGGGAGCTGGCCCGCTCCACCCTCTGCCCCTCCCTCAAGATCTCCCTGCTGCACTTCTGCACAGGCCTGGATGGGCTCCTGGGGTCCATATCGGCGCTGATGACCACCCTGGGTTACGCTCTTCCTCCATCGAGCCCCGACCACGAGTACCACCAGAGGGGGTCGGAGGGAGACCACCCGGCTCCGCTCATCAGTCGGAGCTCGTACAGGTCCAGAACCAGGACGAGGACAGAAAGACGGAGCGGTGCGAGGGAGGCCCGAGGGGAGCGGGAGGGCGGCCTCGCTGTGGATATGAAGAGAACCAAAGCAGGGAGGCGAGTGGAGGCGGCCGCAGCTGGAGGAAGGAGCGGCGGATCCAGGGAGAAGCCAAGAGGAGACAAGAGGAGAGGGAGGCGGGAGGAACCTGAGACCTGGATTctggaagaggaggagcgaGCGGGAGGGACGGCGGGATGGGGCGGGAGGCGTTTGCTGAGCGTCGGTGAAGATCAAGACGAAGGAGAGCACGTGATGGAGGAGGGCTACAGCTACAACGTCCAGCACATTGGAGACGGGAGGGGGAGCCTCTTGCTCTCCTCGTCTCACCACCAGCACCGACCTCCTCGCTCCCTCCTCTTCACCCCGACGCTCCCACCTCCTGCGTCCGCCCTCTCCTTGCTCTACCGGGAGGACCACGCCCTGCTTTCCACGCCCTCCTCGCTcatctcctcctccgcctcggTGCTCCTTTCTGTGCGGCCCGCTATGAATGACTTCGCCCGGAAGGTGGAGGGCTTCTGGGTGCTCCGTGAGCTGCAGAGCTGGTTGTGGAGATCGGCGAAGGACTTCAACCGCCTCAAGAGGAGACTCCGAGGCTGA
- the ssrp1a gene encoding FACT complex subunit SSRP1a, with the protein MGDTLEFNEIYQEVKGSWNDGRLRFSKQNVVYKSSKTGKVDNIPSAELSLAQWRRVCLGHGIKLSTSAGHIYKYDGFRDTDFEKISEFFKANYSVELTEKDMCVKGWNWGTAKFSGPLLSFDVNDNTAFEIPLANVSQCATGKNEVTLEFHQNDDTEVSLMEVRFYVPPSQADERQDPVEAFAQNVLSKADVIQATGDAVCIFKELQCLTPRGRYDIRIYPTFLHLHGKTFDYKIPYTTVLRLFLLPHKDQRQMFFVISLDPPIKQGQTRYHFLILLFSKEETINLSLNMSEDDVERRFEGKLSKNMSGSLYEMVSRVMKALVNRKITVPGNFQGHSGAQCITCSYKASSGLLYPLERGFIYVHKPPVHLRFEEISCVNFARGTTTTRSFDFEIETKQGNQYTFSSIEREEYGKLFDFVNAKKLNIKNRGFKEGMKGKIDEYSDSDEDQHDAYLERMKAEGKIREEGNDSDESDSGSDESFNPGEEDDDIAEEYDSKASASDSSDEAGSGSEEDSPKKKKVKKAKVVKERKERKPRKEKKQKDTGGPKRPMTAYMLWLNSSRERIKSENPGISVTEISKKAGEMWRQLGKDEKEEWETKAGEAKRQYDIALKEYKESGGGGGESSVSKKEAKRSAGKKEEKKRKSSGGDKERERGGGGNESFKSKEFIDTSEESSSDSDHKSKSKKKKKKKESEEEEEEAASSPASSEEESD; encoded by the exons ATGGGAGACACACTGGAGTTCAACGAGATTTATCAGGAGGTCAAAGGTTCTTGG AATGACGGGCGACTGCGCTTCAGCAAGCAGAACGTGGTGTACAAGAGCAGCAAGACGGGAAAAGTGGACAACATCCCTTCGGCCGAACTCAGCCTGGCTCAGTGGCGACGTGTGTGTTTAGGTCACGGTATCAAACTGAGTACCAGTGCGGGACACATCTATAAATATGACGGCTTCAGGGACACG GACTTTGAGAAGATCTCAGAGTTTTTCAAAGCAAACTACAGCGTGGAGCTGACGGAGAAGGACATGTGCGTGAAGGGATGGAACTGGGGAACGGCCAAATTCTCTG GGCCACTTTTATCGTTCGACGTGAATGACAACACAGCCTTCGAGATCCCACTGGCCAACGTCTCTCAGTGCGCCACGGGCAAGAACGAAGTCACGCTGGAGTTCCACCAGAACGACGACACGGAGGTGTCGCTCATGGAGGTCCGCTTCTACGTCCCGCCCAGCCAGGCCGACGAGCGGCAGGACCCGGTTGAG GCCTTCGCCCAGAACGTGCTCTCCAAGGCCGACGTGATCCAGGCAACAGGAGACGCTGTGTGTATCTTCAAAGAGCTGCAGTGTCTTACGCCCAGAGGAAG ataTGACATCCGCATCTACCCAACCTTCCTCCACCTCCACGGGAAGACCTTTGACTACAAGATTCCCTACACGACCGTTCTTCGTCTGTTCCTGCTGCCACACAAGGACCAGAGGCAGATGTTCTTTGTG ATCAGTCTGGATCCTCCCATCAAGCAGGGCCAAACGCGCTACCACTTCCTGATTCTGCTCTTCTCCAAAGAAGAGACCATCAACCTGTCTCTCAACATGAGCGA GGACGATGTGGAGCGTCGCTTTGAGGGCAAACTCAGCAAGAACATGTCTGGCTCGCTGTACGAGATGGTCAGCAGGGTGATGAAGGCCCTGGTCAACAGAAAGATCACCGTACCTGGAAACTTCCAGGG CCACTCAGGTGCTCAGTGCATCACGTGCTCCTACAAGGCGTCCTCTGGCCTCCTCTATCCCCTGGAGAGGGGCTTCATCTACGTGCACAAGCCCCCCGTGCACTTGCGCTTTGAGGAGATCTCCTGCGTCAACTTCGCCCGAGGCACCACGACCACTCGCTCCTTCGACTTTGAGATTGAGACCAAGCAGGGGAACCAGTACACCTTCAGCAGCATAGAGAG GGAGGAGTACGGCAAACTCTTCGACTTTGTCAACGCCAAGAAGCTCAACATCAAGAACAGAGGCTTCAAAGAG GGCATGAAGGGCAAGATCGACGAGTACAGCGACTCGGACGAGGACCAGCACGACGCCTACCTGGAGCGCATGAAGGCCGAGGGCAAGATCCGAGAGGAGGGCAACGACAGCGATGAGTCCGACAGCGGCAGCG ATGAGTCCTTCAACCCCGGAGAGGAGGACGACGACATTGCCGAGGA ATACGACAGCAAGGCGTCCGCCAGCGACAGCAGCGatgaagcaggaagtggaagcgAGGAGGACAgtccaaagaagaagaaagtgaaAAAGGCCAAAGTGGTGAAGGAGAGAAAGGAAAGAAAGCCACGCAAAGAG AAGAAGCAAAAGGACACGGGCGGCCCCAAGAGGCCCATGACCGCCTACATGCTGTGGCTCAACTCCAGCCGAGAGCGCATCAAGTCGGAGAACCCCGGCATCTCCGTCACGGAGATCTCCAAGAAGGCTGGAGAGATGTGGAGGCAGCTGGGCAAAGACGAGAAGGAG GAATGGGAAACCAAGGCAGGAGAAGCCAAGAGGCAGTACGACATTGCACTGAAAGAGTACAAAgaaagcggcggcggcggcggcgagtcCTCAGTTTCCAAGAA GGAGGCCAAGAGGTCTGCAGgcaagaaggaggagaagaagaggaagtctTCAGGAGGAGACAAGGAGCGGGagcgcggcggcggcggcaacgAAAGCTTCAAGAGCAAAGAGTTCATCGACACCAGCGAGGAGAGCTCGTCCGACTCTGACCACAAAAGCAagtccaagaagaagaagaagaagaag GAAtccgaagaggaggaggaggaggccgcATCCTCACCCGCCAGCTCAGAGGAAGAGTCcgactga